One Setaria viridis chromosome 7, Setaria_viridis_v4.0, whole genome shotgun sequence genomic region harbors:
- the LOC117864430 gene encoding plant intracellular Ras-group-related LRR protein 1, which yields MRDMGEKRRHGGHHVHGVGFGVGHAEHDEKHREPKKLDMSGMSMDTIPHLSMPLGNITTLDLSNNNLQRIPESIIARLLNVVVLDVRSNQLKSLPNSIGCLSKLKVLNVSGNLLQDLPATIEECRALEELNANFNQLTRLPDTLGFELHSLRRLSVNSNKLAYLPSSTDHMTALRSLDARLNCLRSLPDGLENLGSLETLNVSQNFQYLRELPYGIGLLVSLRELDVSYNSISALPDSMGCLTKLARFSAVGNPLVCPPMDVVEQSLDAMRAYLSARMNGTDKDRRKKRSWVPKLVKYGTFTAGMMTPGRATKVHGNAEGLLMSDYRSLNGGGIASPGFLSMLSPRRIFSPRRNSTKH from the exons ATGAGGGACATGGGGGAGAAGAGGAGACATGGAGGACATCATGTCCATGGTGTTGGGTTTGGAGTTGGACATGCCGAGCACGACGAGAAGCACAGGGAGCCGAAGAAGCTGGACATGAGCGGCATGTCCATGGACACCATCCCGCATCTCAGCATGCCTCTTGGCAACATCACCACCTTGGATCTCTCCAACAACAACCTACAG AGGATTCCGGAGTCCATAATCGCGAGGCTTCTGAACGTGGTGGTGCTGGACGTGCGGTCCAACCAGCTCAAGTCGCTGCccaactccatcggctgccTCTCAAAGCTCAAGGTCCTCAACGTCTCCGGCAACCTCCTCCAGGACCTGCCCGCCACCATCGAGGAGTGCCGCGCTCTGGAGGAGCTCAACGCCAACTTCAACCAGCTGACGCGGCTGCCGGACACGCTCGGGTTCGAGCTCCAcagcctccgccgcctctccgTCAACTCCAACAAGCTCGCCTACCTCCCCTCGTCCACCGACCACATGACGGCGCTCCGGTCGCTGGACGCCCGCCTCAACTGCCTCCGCTCCCTCCCCGACGGGCTCGAGAACCTGGGCAGCCTCGAGACCCTCAACGTGAGCCAGAACTTCCAGTACCTGCGCGAGCTCCCCTACGGGATCGGCCTCCTTGTCTCGCTCCGGGAGCTGGATGTCAGCTACAACTCCATCTCCGCGCTCCCGGACTCCATGGGATGCCTCACCAAGCTCGCCCGGTTCAGCGCCGTCGGGAACCCGCTGGTGTGTCCACCCATGGACGTCGTCGAGCAGAGCCTCGACGCCATGCGCGCATACCTCAGCGCGCGGATGAACGGGACGGACAAggacaggaggaagaagaggagctgGGTGCCCAAGCTCGTCAAGTACGGCACCTTCACGGCGGGGATGATGACGCCCGGCCGCGCCACCAAGGTGCACGGCAACGCCGAGGGACTCCTCATGTCGGATTACCGGTCGCtcaacggcggcggcatcgcGTCGCCGGGGTTCCTCAGCATGCTGTCGCCCCGCCGGATCTTCTCGCCGCGGAGGAACTCGACCAAGCATTAA
- the LOC117864018 gene encoding calcium-transporting ATPase 5, plasma membrane-type isoform X2, which yields MDSSSSGGGRARRRSGGASRSSSWGSISGDCDPFDIPAKGAPVERLKKWRQAALVLNASRRFRYTLDLKKEEQKEEIRRKIRAQAHVIRAAFRFKEAGRVHGQSKEPAVPHPDGALGFGIKEDQLTALTRDHNYSALQQYGGISGVAKMLTTDTEKGISGDDTDLMARRNAFGSNTYPRKKGRSFLAFVWDACKDLTLIILMVAAAVSLALGITTEGIKEGWYDGASIAFAVLLVVFVTAISDYKQSLQFQNLNEEKQNIRLEVVRGGRRIMVSIYDLVVGDVVPLKIGDQVPADGILISGHSLSIDESSMTGESKIVHKDQKSPFLMSGCKVADGYGTMLVTAVGINTEWGLLMASISEDSGEETPLQVRLNGIATFIGMVGLSVALAVLIVLLARYFTGHTYNPDGTVQYVKGKMGVGQTIGGVVRIFTVAVTIVVVAVPEGLPLAVTLTLAFSMRKMMKDKALVRRLSACETMGSATTICSDKTGTLTLNQMTVVEAYFGGKKMESPDNAQVLSADVTSLIVEGIAQNTSGSIFEPEGGQEPEVTGSPTEKAILSWGLKLGMKFNETRSKSSILHVFPFNSEKKRGGVAVHLGGSEVHIHWKGAAEIILDSCTSWLDTDGSKHSMTPEKVAEFKKFIEDMAAASLRCVAFAYRTYEIDDVPNEDLRAEWKLPEDNLIMLGIVGIKDPCRPGLRDSVRLCQAAGIKVRMVTGDNLQTARAIALECGILDDPNVSEPVIIEGKTFRALSDLEREEAAEKISVMGRSSPNDKLLLVKALRKKGHVVAVTGDGTNDAPALHEADIGLSMGIQGTEVAKESSDIIILDDNFASVVRVVRWGRSVYANIQKFIQFQLTVNVAALIINVVAAISSGNVPLNAVQLLWVNLIMDTLGALALATEPPTNHLMEKPPVGRREPLVTNIMWRNLIIMALFQVSVLLTLNFKGISLLQLKNDDRAHADKVKNTFIFNTFVLCQVFNEFNSRKPDELNIFKGILGNHLFIGIIAITVILQALIVEFLGKFASTVKLSWQLWLVSIGLAFFSWPLAFVGKLIPVPERPFGEFFACCCKGSKQASDDATSDDNKGNKSEHRDIV from the exons cgcagtgGCGGCgccagcaggagcagcagctggGGCAGCATCAGCGGTGACTGCGACCCGTTCGACATCCCAGCCAAGGGCGCTCCCGTCGAGAGGCTGAAGAAGTGGCGG CAAGCAGCCCTTGTGCTGAATGCATCAAGGCGCTTTAGGTATACGCTTGATTTGAAAAAGGAGGAACAAAAGGAGGAAATCAGAAGAAAAATTCGTGCACAGGCTCATGTTATAAGG GCTGCTTTTCGTTTCAAAGAGGCTGGCCGAGTCCATGGTCAGTCTAAAGAACCTGCAG TACCACATCCTGATGGTGCACTTGGCTTCGGAATCAAAGAAGACCAGCTTACAGCGTTGACAAGAGATCACAACTACTCTGCTCTGCAACAATATGGAGGG ATTTCTGGTGTAGCTAAAATGCTGACAACCGATACGGAGAAGGGGATTAGTGGAGATGACACGGATTTAATGGCCAGGAGAAATGCATTTGGCTCAAACACATATCCTCGTAAGAAAGGAAGAAGCTTTTTG GCTTTCGTATGGGATGCTTGTAAAGATTTGACACTAATCATCCTcatggttgctgctgctgtttcaCTGGCCTTGGGCATAACAACAGAG GGTATAAAAGAAGGCTGGTATGATGGAGCGAGCATTGCCTTTGCTGTTCTCCTAGTTGTATTTGTTACAG CTATCAGCGACTACAAGCAATCACTGCAATTCCAAAATTTGAATGAAGAAAAACAGAACATACGGTTGGAG GTTGTTAGAGGTGGAAGGCGAATCATGGTTTCAATATATGATTTGGTTGTTGGAGATGTTGTCCCTCTTAAGATTGGTGACCAG GTCCCTGCAGATGGGATCCTTATCAGTGGCCACTCCCTTTCCATAGATGAATCAAGCATGACGGGAGAAAGTAAAATT GTACACAAAGATCAGAAGTCACCCTTTCTAATGTCAGGCTGCAAAGTTGCCGACGGCTATGGCACAATGCTG GTAACAGCTGTTGGAATCAACACTGAATGGGGATTACTAATGGCAAGCATATCTGAAGATTCGGGTGAAGAGACACCTCTTCAG GTTCGTTTGAATGGTATTGCTACTTTCATTGGAATGGTTGGGCTTTCTGTTGCCCTTGCAGTTCTTATTGTACTTTTGGCCAG GTACTTCACTGGGCATACTTATAATCCTGATGGAACTGTTCAGTATGTGAAAGGGAAGATGGGCGTAGGCCAGACAATAGGTGGAGTAGTTAGAATCTTCACAGTGGCG GTCACTATAGTGGTCGTGGCTGTTCCAGAAGGACTACCATTGGCTGTCACGTTGAC GCTCGCCTTCTCAATGCGCAAGATGATGAAGGACAAGGCTCTG GTCAGGAGGCTTTCAGCATGTGAAACGATGGGCTCTGCTACAACGATTTGCAGTGACAAAACTGGGACCTTGACTTTAAATCAG ATGACTGTTGTTGAGGCATATTTTGGTGGAAAGAAGATGGAATCCCCTGATAATGCTCAGGTGTTATCTGCTGATGTCACATCACTGATTGTCGAGGGAATTGCACAGAACACTTCTGGAAGCATATTTGAGCCTGAG GGTGGTCAAGAACCAGAGGTGACTGGTTCTCCTACAGAAAAGGCTATATTGTCTTGGGGGCTAAAG CTGGGTATGAAATTCAATGAAACAAGATCGAAGTCCTCAATTCTTCATGTATTCCCTTTCAACTCAGAGAAAAAGCGAGGCGGGGTTGCAGTGCACCTG GGTGGCTCTGAGGTTCATATACACTGGAAGGGAGCAGCTGAAATTATTTTGGATTCATGCACAAGCTGGCTTGACACTGATGGTTCGAAGCATTCAATGACTCCTGAAAAA GTTGCTGAATTCAAGAAATTCATAGAAGATATGGCTGCCGCTAGCCTCCGCTGTGTTGCCTTTGCCTATAGAACATATGAGATTGATGATGTTCCAAACGAAGATCTGAGGGCTGAGTGGAAATTGCCTGAAGATAACCTGATTATGCTTGGAATTGTGGGAATAAAG GATCCCTGCCGTCCAGGACTTCGAGATTCTGTTCGTTTATGTCAAGCAGCTGGCATTAAG GTCCGCATGGTCACTGGTGATAATCTTCAAACTGCGAGAGCCATTGCCCTGGAGTGCGGGATACTTGATGATCCCAATGTGTCAGAGCCTGTCATCATTGAAGGAAAGACGTTCCGGGCGCTGTCAGACTTAGAAAGGGAGGAAGCTGCTGAAAAAATCTCT GTGATGGGGAGGTCTTCACCAAATGACAAGCTTTTACTTGTTAAGGCACTGAGGAAAAAAGGTCATGTTGTTGCTGTTACTGGAGATGGCACAAATGATGCCCCAGCACTGCATGAG GCAGATATTGGTCTATCAATGGGCATTCAGGGAACTGAAGTTGCCAAGGAAAGTTCTGATATTATTATCTTGGACGACAATTTTGCATCGGTCGTAAGG GTTGTCAGATGGGGACGATCAGTGTATGCGAACATACAGAAGTTTATACAATTCCAACTAACGGTCAATGTCGCAGCTTTGATAATCAATGTAGTTGCTGCCATAAGTTCTGGAAACGTGCCATTGAATGCTGTTCAG TTGCTGTGGGTCAACCTAATCATGGACACCTTGGGTGCCCTTGCATTGGCGACTGAACCACCTACCAACCATCTTATGGAGAAACCCCCAGTAGGGAGAAG GGAGCCACTGGTAACAAATATCATGTGGAGAAACTTGATTATCATG GCTTTGTTTCAAGTTTCAGTTCTACTTACTCTCAACTTTAAGGGAATAAGCCTTTTGCAGTTGAAAAATGATGACCGAGCACATGCAGATAAAGTGAAAAATACCTTCATATTCAACACATTTGTTCTCTGCCAG GTGTTCAACGAATTCAATTCCCGTAAACCAGATGAGCTGAATATATTCAAGGGCATTTTAGGGAACCACCTCTTTATTGGCATTATAGCAATAACAGTAATACTCCAG GCACTTATCGTTGAGTTCCTTGGCAAGTTTGCCTCAACAGTCAAGCTAAGCTGGCAGCTGTGGTTGGTTTCGATAGGTCTTGCTTTCTTCAG CTGGCCGTTGGCTTTCGTGGGAAAGCTTATTCCTGTTCCTGAACGTCCATTTGGAGAATTCTTTGCTTGCTGCTGTAAAGGGAGCAaacaag CTTCTGACGATGCAACCTCTGACGATAATAAGGGAAACAAATCTGAGCATAGAGACATCGTATGA
- the LOC117864018 gene encoding calcium-transporting ATPase 5, plasma membrane-type isoform X1, whose product MDSSSSGGGRARRRSGGASRSSSWGSISGDCDPFDIPAKGAPVERLKKWRQAALVLNASRRFRYTLDLKKEEQKEEIRRKIRAQAHVIRAAFRFKEAGRVHGQSKEPAVPHPDGALGFGIKEDQLTALTRDHNYSALQQYGGISGVAKMLTTDTEKGISGDDTDLMARRNAFGSNTYPRKKGRSFLAFVWDACKDLTLIILMVAAAVSLALGITTEGIKEGWYDGASIAFAVLLVVFVTAISDYKQSLQFQNLNEEKQNIRLEVVRGGRRIMVSIYDLVVGDVVPLKIGDQVPADGILISGHSLSIDESSMTGESKIVHKDQKSPFLMSGCKVADGYGTMLVTAVGINTEWGLLMASISEDSGEETPLQVRLNGIATFIGMVGLSVALAVLIVLLARYFTGHTYNPDGTVQYVKGKMGVGQTIGGVVRIFTVAVTIVVVAVPEGLPLAVTLTLAFSMRKMMKDKALVRRLSACETMGSATTICSDKTGTLTLNQMTVVEAYFGGKKMESPDNAQVLSADVTSLIVEGIAQNTSGSIFEPEQGGQEPEVTGSPTEKAILSWGLKLGMKFNETRSKSSILHVFPFNSEKKRGGVAVHLGGSEVHIHWKGAAEIILDSCTSWLDTDGSKHSMTPEKVAEFKKFIEDMAAASLRCVAFAYRTYEIDDVPNEDLRAEWKLPEDNLIMLGIVGIKDPCRPGLRDSVRLCQAAGIKVRMVTGDNLQTARAIALECGILDDPNVSEPVIIEGKTFRALSDLEREEAAEKISVMGRSSPNDKLLLVKALRKKGHVVAVTGDGTNDAPALHEADIGLSMGIQGTEVAKESSDIIILDDNFASVVRVVRWGRSVYANIQKFIQFQLTVNVAALIINVVAAISSGNVPLNAVQLLWVNLIMDTLGALALATEPPTNHLMEKPPVGRREPLVTNIMWRNLIIMALFQVSVLLTLNFKGISLLQLKNDDRAHADKVKNTFIFNTFVLCQVFNEFNSRKPDELNIFKGILGNHLFIGIIAITVILQALIVEFLGKFASTVKLSWQLWLVSIGLAFFSWPLAFVGKLIPVPERPFGEFFACCCKGSKQASDDATSDDNKGNKSEHRDIV is encoded by the exons cgcagtgGCGGCgccagcaggagcagcagctggGGCAGCATCAGCGGTGACTGCGACCCGTTCGACATCCCAGCCAAGGGCGCTCCCGTCGAGAGGCTGAAGAAGTGGCGG CAAGCAGCCCTTGTGCTGAATGCATCAAGGCGCTTTAGGTATACGCTTGATTTGAAAAAGGAGGAACAAAAGGAGGAAATCAGAAGAAAAATTCGTGCACAGGCTCATGTTATAAGG GCTGCTTTTCGTTTCAAAGAGGCTGGCCGAGTCCATGGTCAGTCTAAAGAACCTGCAG TACCACATCCTGATGGTGCACTTGGCTTCGGAATCAAAGAAGACCAGCTTACAGCGTTGACAAGAGATCACAACTACTCTGCTCTGCAACAATATGGAGGG ATTTCTGGTGTAGCTAAAATGCTGACAACCGATACGGAGAAGGGGATTAGTGGAGATGACACGGATTTAATGGCCAGGAGAAATGCATTTGGCTCAAACACATATCCTCGTAAGAAAGGAAGAAGCTTTTTG GCTTTCGTATGGGATGCTTGTAAAGATTTGACACTAATCATCCTcatggttgctgctgctgtttcaCTGGCCTTGGGCATAACAACAGAG GGTATAAAAGAAGGCTGGTATGATGGAGCGAGCATTGCCTTTGCTGTTCTCCTAGTTGTATTTGTTACAG CTATCAGCGACTACAAGCAATCACTGCAATTCCAAAATTTGAATGAAGAAAAACAGAACATACGGTTGGAG GTTGTTAGAGGTGGAAGGCGAATCATGGTTTCAATATATGATTTGGTTGTTGGAGATGTTGTCCCTCTTAAGATTGGTGACCAG GTCCCTGCAGATGGGATCCTTATCAGTGGCCACTCCCTTTCCATAGATGAATCAAGCATGACGGGAGAAAGTAAAATT GTACACAAAGATCAGAAGTCACCCTTTCTAATGTCAGGCTGCAAAGTTGCCGACGGCTATGGCACAATGCTG GTAACAGCTGTTGGAATCAACACTGAATGGGGATTACTAATGGCAAGCATATCTGAAGATTCGGGTGAAGAGACACCTCTTCAG GTTCGTTTGAATGGTATTGCTACTTTCATTGGAATGGTTGGGCTTTCTGTTGCCCTTGCAGTTCTTATTGTACTTTTGGCCAG GTACTTCACTGGGCATACTTATAATCCTGATGGAACTGTTCAGTATGTGAAAGGGAAGATGGGCGTAGGCCAGACAATAGGTGGAGTAGTTAGAATCTTCACAGTGGCG GTCACTATAGTGGTCGTGGCTGTTCCAGAAGGACTACCATTGGCTGTCACGTTGAC GCTCGCCTTCTCAATGCGCAAGATGATGAAGGACAAGGCTCTG GTCAGGAGGCTTTCAGCATGTGAAACGATGGGCTCTGCTACAACGATTTGCAGTGACAAAACTGGGACCTTGACTTTAAATCAG ATGACTGTTGTTGAGGCATATTTTGGTGGAAAGAAGATGGAATCCCCTGATAATGCTCAGGTGTTATCTGCTGATGTCACATCACTGATTGTCGAGGGAATTGCACAGAACACTTCTGGAAGCATATTTGAGCCTGAG CAGGGTGGTCAAGAACCAGAGGTGACTGGTTCTCCTACAGAAAAGGCTATATTGTCTTGGGGGCTAAAG CTGGGTATGAAATTCAATGAAACAAGATCGAAGTCCTCAATTCTTCATGTATTCCCTTTCAACTCAGAGAAAAAGCGAGGCGGGGTTGCAGTGCACCTG GGTGGCTCTGAGGTTCATATACACTGGAAGGGAGCAGCTGAAATTATTTTGGATTCATGCACAAGCTGGCTTGACACTGATGGTTCGAAGCATTCAATGACTCCTGAAAAA GTTGCTGAATTCAAGAAATTCATAGAAGATATGGCTGCCGCTAGCCTCCGCTGTGTTGCCTTTGCCTATAGAACATATGAGATTGATGATGTTCCAAACGAAGATCTGAGGGCTGAGTGGAAATTGCCTGAAGATAACCTGATTATGCTTGGAATTGTGGGAATAAAG GATCCCTGCCGTCCAGGACTTCGAGATTCTGTTCGTTTATGTCAAGCAGCTGGCATTAAG GTCCGCATGGTCACTGGTGATAATCTTCAAACTGCGAGAGCCATTGCCCTGGAGTGCGGGATACTTGATGATCCCAATGTGTCAGAGCCTGTCATCATTGAAGGAAAGACGTTCCGGGCGCTGTCAGACTTAGAAAGGGAGGAAGCTGCTGAAAAAATCTCT GTGATGGGGAGGTCTTCACCAAATGACAAGCTTTTACTTGTTAAGGCACTGAGGAAAAAAGGTCATGTTGTTGCTGTTACTGGAGATGGCACAAATGATGCCCCAGCACTGCATGAG GCAGATATTGGTCTATCAATGGGCATTCAGGGAACTGAAGTTGCCAAGGAAAGTTCTGATATTATTATCTTGGACGACAATTTTGCATCGGTCGTAAGG GTTGTCAGATGGGGACGATCAGTGTATGCGAACATACAGAAGTTTATACAATTCCAACTAACGGTCAATGTCGCAGCTTTGATAATCAATGTAGTTGCTGCCATAAGTTCTGGAAACGTGCCATTGAATGCTGTTCAG TTGCTGTGGGTCAACCTAATCATGGACACCTTGGGTGCCCTTGCATTGGCGACTGAACCACCTACCAACCATCTTATGGAGAAACCCCCAGTAGGGAGAAG GGAGCCACTGGTAACAAATATCATGTGGAGAAACTTGATTATCATG GCTTTGTTTCAAGTTTCAGTTCTACTTACTCTCAACTTTAAGGGAATAAGCCTTTTGCAGTTGAAAAATGATGACCGAGCACATGCAGATAAAGTGAAAAATACCTTCATATTCAACACATTTGTTCTCTGCCAG GTGTTCAACGAATTCAATTCCCGTAAACCAGATGAGCTGAATATATTCAAGGGCATTTTAGGGAACCACCTCTTTATTGGCATTATAGCAATAACAGTAATACTCCAG GCACTTATCGTTGAGTTCCTTGGCAAGTTTGCCTCAACAGTCAAGCTAAGCTGGCAGCTGTGGTTGGTTTCGATAGGTCTTGCTTTCTTCAG CTGGCCGTTGGCTTTCGTGGGAAAGCTTATTCCTGTTCCTGAACGTCCATTTGGAGAATTCTTTGCTTGCTGCTGTAAAGGGAGCAaacaag CTTCTGACGATGCAACCTCTGACGATAATAAGGGAAACAAATCTGAGCATAGAGACATCGTATGA